Genomic DNA from Paracoccus aminophilus JCM 7686:
TCCCCAGCAGCGATTGATCCATCTCGCCGTCGATCACCACGGCCGGGACCTTGTGGTCCTCGATCTCGCCGATGCGAATCTCTTGGATCACCACGGGCGCGGTATTGACCGTGCCATTCGCGGTCCGCGCCTGCGAGATGAAGGCGAGATTCGCCGTGTCGATGCCGATTTTCGCCGCGTCCTTTTTCGTGAGCGCGATGGTCGTCGCGCCGGTATCGACCACGAAATCGATGGAGGTGCCGTCAAGCTGGGCGCGCAGATAATAGTGGCCGTCATCGCTGACCGGGATCTCGATGCCGCCGCCCTCAAGGATCTGCTGGCGTGGCGCGACGACGCCGGAAATATCCTTCCACAATCCCGCAACCGCAACGGTTCCCGCGAAAATCAGGCCCCAGGCCGCAACCTGACGCAAAGTCTGGCCGGGGCGTGCGCGCAATTCGACGATCAGGAAACCGCCGATCGCAACCAGCAGAAGGGCAAGATAGGCAAGGCGCGGCAGGTCGTCTAACATCGGCTTTTCCGGCTCAGAGGGCGCGCCGACCGGTCCGCCAGCGCGCCAACGCGCCCAGATCTTGGGCGCAGCATCACGCGTTTGGGGGTTTCGATCATCGCATCAACCACCTATATGCTAGGGCACCTGTTCTATCGCAAGGGTCAGGCCGGCCCTGCAACGGAGGCATAACATGCACGCACCTTCACCCATCGCCCTACTTCTGATTGCAATCGTGGTGCTGGTCCTTTTCGGCCGCGGCAAGGTCTCGAACCTGATGGGCGAGGTCGGCAAAGGCATCACCGCCTTCAAAAAAGGCGTCAAAGAAGGCACCGAGGAAATCGAGAGCGCCAAGGCCGACGAGGTCAACAGCCAAAGCGATATCGAGAAAGCCCGTGCCGAGATCGCCGCCGAACGTGCCAAGCTCGAAGCCGAGCGCGCACGCCTGGCAAGCGATGGCGCCATGCGCGACGTCACGCCGCAAGACCAGAACAAGCTCTGAACCTGATCGGGCGCCGCAATGTTTGATGTTGGCTGGAGCGAGCTGCTGCTCATCGGCGTCGTCGCTCTGATCGTTATCGGACCCGAGGATCTGCCCAAGCTCTTCCGGACCTTGGGCCGGATTTCCGCGCGAGCGCGCGGGATGGCGCGCGAATTCTCCTCGGCGATGGAGGATGCCGCGAAAAGCTCGGGGCTCGATGAGGCAGCGAAGACGCTCAAGGATGTGAACTCCCTGACCTCGAAGCGGGCGCTCGGGCTGGATGCGCTGGATCGCGCCGCCGATAAATTCGAAAAATGGGATCCGCTGACGCCTAAGGACGAGGCCGCACGCGGCTCGCTTGTGCCCGATCCCTCGTCGCCGCAACCGCCGTCATCATCGTCGTCGTCGCAGCCGACCCAAAGCTCGGCTCTGCCCGCGCCACCGTCCGTGGCCGCCGCTACGCCGGCGCCTGCCTTTGCGCCCGAAGACATCACGCCTCCTGCGCAAGACGCTCCGAGCCGTCGCCGCCTTCATGCGGTGCGCCGTGCCGATCTGGATGGCACCACCGAGAAGAAAGGCGACTGAGTGGCGTCCAATTCTGCCAAACCCGAGGATATCGACGACAGCTCTGCGCCGTTGATGGAGCATCTCAAAGAGCTGCGCACCCGGCTGATCTGGTCGGTGCTGGCCTTTGTGATCGCGATGATCCTGTGCTATTTCGTCTGGAATCCGATCTTTGACTTCCTGACCAAGCCGATCTGCTATGCGCTGGAAAAGCGCAATCAGGCCTGTGGGCTGGTGCTTTTGAAGCTTCAGGAAGGCTTCTTCGTCGCCATGCGGATCGCCTTCTTTGGCGGCTTCATTCTGGCGTTCCCTGTGGTCGGCTATCAGCTGTGGCGCTTTATCGCGCCCGGGCTTTACCGCAGCGAAAAGAATGCGCTTCTGCCCTTCCTGATTGCCTCGCCGGTCATGTTCCTGCTGGGTGCGTCCTTCGCCTATTACGTCATTCTGCCCTGGGCCTTCGACTTCTTCCTTGGCTTCCAGCAGGGCCCCCATGCGCTGCCGGATGCGACAGTGGCGGCGGCTGATGCGGCGCGCCATGCTGGCAATACCGCAAGCGGCGGCGTCGGAGTCGCGGTCGAAAATCCTTGGGCGGGCATCGTCTTTCAGGGTTCGGTCGAGGAATATCTGACGCTGACCACCAAGTTCATCCTGGCCTTCGGGATTTCGTTCCAGCTGCCGGTCGCGCTGACGCTGATGGGCAAGGCGGGGCTGGTCTCTGCCGAGGGGCTCGCGTCGGTCCGCCGTTACGCGATCATCGCGATCCTCATTCTCGCGGCGATGGTGACACCGCCTGACGTGATTTCGCAGGTCGTGCTCTTT
This window encodes:
- a CDS encoding retropepsin-like aspartic protease family protein — encoded protein: MLDDLPRLAYLALLLVAIGGFLIVELRARPGQTLRQVAAWGLIFAGTVAVAGLWKDISGVVAPRQQILEGGGIEIPVSDDGHYYLRAQLDGTSIDFVVDTGATTIALTKKDAAKIGIDTANLAFISQARTANGTVNTAPVVIQEIRIGEIEDHKVPAVVIDGEMDQSLLGMNYLSRFARVSIEGDKLLLER
- the tatB gene encoding Sec-independent protein translocase protein TatB, translated to MFDVGWSELLLIGVVALIVIGPEDLPKLFRTLGRISARARGMAREFSSAMEDAAKSSGLDEAAKTLKDVNSLTSKRALGLDALDRAADKFEKWDPLTPKDEAARGSLVPDPSSPQPPSSSSSSQPTQSSALPAPPSVAAATPAPAFAPEDITPPAQDAPSRRRLHAVRRADLDGTTEKKGD
- the tatC gene encoding twin-arginine translocase subunit TatC produces the protein MEHLKELRTRLIWSVLAFVIAMILCYFVWNPIFDFLTKPICYALEKRNQACGLVLLKLQEGFFVAMRIAFFGGFILAFPVVGYQLWRFIAPGLYRSEKNALLPFLIASPVMFLLGASFAYYVILPWAFDFFLGFQQGPHALPDATVAAADAARHAGNTASGGVGVAVENPWAGIVFQGSVEEYLTLTTKFILAFGISFQLPVALTLMGKAGLVSAEGLASVRRYAIIAILILAAMVTPPDVISQVVLFAVIYGLYEISIFLVRRIERKRDAEDGEQES